A part of Miscanthus floridulus cultivar M001 chromosome 6, ASM1932011v1, whole genome shotgun sequence genomic DNA contains:
- the LOC136458106 gene encoding early nodulin-like protein 18, protein MVLLSSGGRRGQMIVPCLTAAAVVAALVVTAPRGADAYKNYTVGDDKGWYDGLTLPGVDYQAWADGKNFSLGDFLIFNTDKNHSVVQTRNGTLYKSCDYNDSGPDDTVEWSAAAPEFSKDAVTVAVPLLKEGRAYFFSGNYDGEQCESGQHFAIDVAHGQGLPPDLRPPVAADAPAPSSAGAGPAADGAAALDFSHPKNVTTPSATDDDDGEQSGGSATTTSGSSTARRTLASQLRSALPVTVTMLITLLFTM, encoded by the exons ATGGTGCTGCTCTCCTCCGGCGGCCGCCGCGGCCAGATGATCGTGCCGTGCctcacggcggcggcggtggtggccgcgCTGGTTGTCACCGCCCCACGCGGCGCCGACGCGTACAAGAACTACACCGTCGGCGACGACAAGGGCTGGTATGACGGCCTCACCCTGCCGGGGGTGGACTACCAGGCGTGGGCTGACGGCAAAAACTTCAGCCTCGGGGATTTCCTCA TCTTCAACACGGACAAGAACCACTCGGTGGTGCAGACGCGGAACGGGACGCTGTACAAGAGCTGCGACTACAACGACTCGGGCCCCGACGACACCGTCGAGTGGTCCGCCGCGGCGCCGGAGTTCAGCAAGGACGCCGTCACCGTCGCCGTGCCGCTCCTCAAGGAAGGCCGCGCCTACTTCTTCTCGGGCAACTACGATGGCGAGCAGTGCGAGAGCGGCCAGCACTTCGCCATCGACGTGGCCCACGGCCAGGGACTGCCGCCTGACCTCAGGCCGCCCGTCGCCGCCGACGCGCCGGCGCCCTCCTCCGCAGGGGCAGGGCCCGCCGCCGACGGAGCGGCCGCGCTCGACTTCAGCCACCCCAAGAACGTCACCACGCCCAGCGCcacggacgacgacgacggcgaacaGAGCGGTGGTAGTGCTACcaccacctcgggctcctccactGCTCGTCGGACTCTTGCCAGCCAGCTGAGGTCCGCTCTGCCCGTGACCGTGACGATGCTCATCACATTGCTCTTCACGATGTAG